The Saccharothrix variisporea genome has a segment encoding these proteins:
- a CDS encoding glycoside hydrolase family 43 protein — MRPTTRSVPAALAALAALVLIATGLNAVVAPTKAKADNPIVQHVYTADPAPLVHNGRVYLYTGHDEDGSTWFTMKEWRVWSSADMVNWTDHGSPMSLATFSWASKDAWAGQAIERNGKFYWYVPVTNRATGRMAIGVGVADSPTGPFRDALGRPLVENGEIDPTVMIDDNGQAYLYWGNPNLWYVRLNADMISFSGSPTQIPLTTAGFGTRTGDASRPTLYEEGPWVYKRNGLYYNVFAAKCCSEFIAYSTSPGPTGPWTYRGTVMPTQGSSFTNHAGIVDFKGSSYFFYHNGALPNGGGFTRSVAVEKFTYNADGSIPTINMTSAGVPPADTLNPYVRQEAETIAWGSGIETERASEGGMNIGWIENGDWIKVKNVAFGTGARTFTARVASTVSGGTVEVRTGSQNGTVAGRCTVPNTGGWQTWTTVSCSVSGLTGTQDLYFRFAGGSGYLLNMNWWQFTA, encoded by the coding sequence ATGCGTCCGACAACGAGGTCGGTACCGGCGGCCTTGGCCGCGCTGGCCGCTCTGGTCCTGATCGCGACCGGGCTGAACGCGGTCGTCGCGCCGACGAAGGCCAAGGCCGACAACCCGATCGTGCAGCACGTCTACACGGCCGACCCGGCGCCCCTGGTGCACAACGGCCGCGTCTACCTCTACACCGGGCACGACGAGGACGGCTCGACCTGGTTCACCATGAAGGAGTGGCGCGTCTGGTCCTCGGCCGACATGGTCAACTGGACCGACCACGGCTCGCCGATGAGCCTCGCGACCTTCAGCTGGGCGTCCAAGGACGCGTGGGCGGGCCAAGCCATCGAGCGCAACGGCAAGTTCTACTGGTACGTACCGGTCACCAACCGCGCCACCGGCCGCATGGCCATCGGCGTGGGCGTCGCCGACAGCCCCACCGGCCCCTTCCGCGACGCGCTGGGCCGGCCGCTGGTGGAGAACGGCGAGATCGACCCGACGGTCATGATCGACGACAACGGCCAGGCCTACCTGTACTGGGGCAACCCGAACCTCTGGTACGTCCGCCTGAACGCGGACATGATCTCCTTCAGCGGCAGCCCGACCCAGATCCCGCTCACCACGGCGGGCTTCGGCACGAGGACGGGCGACGCCTCGCGGCCGACCCTGTACGAGGAAGGCCCGTGGGTCTACAAGCGCAACGGCTTGTACTACAACGTCTTCGCCGCCAAGTGCTGCTCGGAGTTCATCGCCTACTCGACATCCCCCGGCCCCACAGGCCCGTGGACCTACCGCGGCACGGTCATGCCGACCCAGGGCAGCAGCTTCACCAACCACGCGGGGATCGTCGACTTCAAGGGCAGCTCGTACTTCTTCTACCACAACGGAGCCCTGCCCAACGGCGGCGGCTTCACCCGCTCGGTGGCGGTGGAGAAGTTCACCTACAACGCCGACGGCTCCATCCCGACCATCAACATGACGTCAGCCGGGGTGCCGCCCGCCGACACCCTGAACCCGTACGTGCGGCAGGAAGCCGAAACCATCGCCTGGGGCAGCGGGATCGAAACCGAACGCGCCAGCGAGGGCGGCATGAACATCGGCTGGATCGAGAACGGCGACTGGATCAAGGTGAAGAACGTAGCCTTCGGCACCGGCGCCCGCACCTTCACCGCCCGAGTGGCCTCAACGGTGTCCGGCGGCACCGTGGAGGTCCGCACGGGCAGCCAGAACGGCACGGTCGCCGGCCGGTGCACCGTCCCGAACACCGGCGGCTGGCAGACCTGGACCACGGTGTCCTGCTCGGTGAGCGGGTTGACCGGCACCCAGGACCTGTACTTCCGCTTCGCCGGCGGCAGCGGCTACCTGCTCAACATGAACTGGTGGCAGTTCACCGCCTGA
- a CDS encoding glycoside hydrolase family 6 protein encodes MKPTTLARGGAAAAALTLASGLLVLGTSTAGAAPACAVDYQVNQWDSGFTANLTVKNTGDAISNGWTLEWDFPGNQKVTQGWSATITQSGQHVTAKNPDWARSLPSGGSASFGFNGSYSGSNAAPTSFKLNGVTCGGGPTTTTSTSTSTTTSTTTTTSTTTTTTTSGNPPDPGTHLPNPYEGAKGYLNPDFVNNVNTTADATGGTLGTAMRKVAQHSTAVWMDRIGAITAGRGLAGHLDEAVRQASGGTPVVIQVVIYDLPNRDCAALASNGELQVSQNGLARYKAEYIDPIAAILADPKYRDLRIVGIIEPDSLPNLVTNLAKPKCAEANSSGAYVQGIQYALNKLSAIPNVYNYVDIAHSGWLGWSSNMGPAVTLIANTIKGTTKGVNSVDGFVSNMANTSPTEEIYLPDPTLNVGGTQLQAATYYQWNPYFDEADFGTEMRNRFIAAGFPSGIGMLVDTSRNGWGGPNRPTGASGTTADAYVNSGRIDRKLHRGNWCNQTGAGIGARPTASPRAGFDAYVWIKPPGESDGIATKTDGPNEEGKQHDPMCDPNYRGDQQANGGNLTGAMPGAPHAGVWFPAGFTSLVQNAYPAF; translated from the coding sequence ATGAAACCAACGACTCTGGCCCGCGGCGGCGCCGCTGCTGCCGCCCTGACACTGGCTTCGGGGCTGCTGGTCCTGGGAACCTCCACGGCCGGCGCGGCCCCCGCGTGCGCGGTGGACTACCAGGTCAACCAGTGGGACTCCGGCTTCACGGCCAACCTCACGGTCAAGAACACCGGTGACGCGATCTCCAACGGGTGGACCCTGGAGTGGGACTTCCCGGGCAACCAGAAGGTCACCCAGGGGTGGAGCGCCACCATCACCCAGTCCGGCCAGCACGTGACCGCGAAGAACCCCGACTGGGCCCGCTCGCTGCCCTCGGGCGGTAGCGCGAGCTTCGGTTTCAACGGCTCCTACTCGGGCTCGAACGCCGCTCCGACGTCGTTCAAGCTCAACGGTGTCACGTGCGGCGGTGGTCCGACCACCACGACGTCGACGTCGACCTCGACCACCACGAGCACGACCACCACCACGAGCACGACCACGACGACGACCACCTCGGGCAACCCGCCCGACCCGGGCACGCACCTGCCGAACCCGTACGAGGGCGCCAAGGGCTACCTCAACCCGGACTTCGTCAACAACGTCAACACCACGGCCGACGCGACCGGCGGCACCCTGGGCACCGCGATGCGCAAGGTCGCCCAGCACTCCACCGCCGTGTGGATGGACCGCATCGGCGCCATCACCGCGGGCCGCGGCCTTGCGGGTCACCTCGACGAAGCGGTGCGGCAGGCCTCCGGCGGCACGCCCGTGGTCATCCAGGTCGTGATCTACGACCTGCCCAACCGCGACTGCGCGGCGCTGGCGTCCAACGGCGAGCTGCAGGTCAGCCAGAACGGCCTGGCCCGCTACAAGGCCGAGTACATCGACCCGATCGCCGCGATCCTGGCCGACCCGAAGTACCGCGACCTGCGCATCGTCGGGATCATCGAGCCGGACTCGCTGCCCAACCTGGTGACCAACCTGGCCAAGCCCAAGTGCGCGGAGGCCAACTCCAGCGGCGCCTACGTCCAGGGCATCCAGTACGCGCTCAACAAGCTCAGCGCCATCCCGAACGTCTACAACTACGTGGACATCGCGCACTCCGGGTGGTTGGGCTGGAGCTCCAACATGGGTCCGGCGGTGACGCTGATCGCCAACACGATCAAGGGCACCACCAAGGGCGTCAACAGCGTGGACGGCTTCGTGTCGAACATGGCGAACACCTCGCCGACCGAGGAGATCTACCTGCCCGACCCGACGCTGAACGTGGGCGGCACCCAGTTGCAGGCGGCGACCTACTACCAGTGGAACCCGTACTTCGACGAGGCCGACTTCGGCACCGAGATGCGCAACCGGTTCATCGCCGCCGGCTTCCCCAGCGGCATCGGCATGCTGGTCGACACCTCCCGCAACGGCTGGGGCGGCCCGAACCGGCCCACCGGCGCGAGCGGCACGACGGCGGACGCGTACGTCAACTCCGGCCGCATCGACCGCAAGCTGCACCGCGGCAACTGGTGCAACCAGACCGGCGCGGGCATCGGCGCCCGACCCACGGCCTCCCCGCGCGCCGGCTTCGACGCCTACGTGTGGATCAAGCCGCCGGGTGAGTCCGACGGCATCGCCACTAAGACCGACGGCCCGAACGAAGAGGGCAAGCAGCACGACCCGATGTGCGACCCGAACTACCGCGGCGACCAGCAGGCCAACGGCGGCAACCTGACCGGCGCCATGCCGGGCGCCCCGCACGCCGGCGTCTGGTTCCCGGCAGGCTTCACCTCCCTCGTGCAGAACGCCTACCCGGCCTTCTGA
- a CDS encoding beta-L-arabinofuranosidase domain-containing protein, translating to MSSSLNRRTVLQAVGVAAVATTVPGLVPAGSAAAATVPPVRSDIGVSAHPFDLSEVRLSTGRWMENQSRTLSYLKFVDVDRLLYNFRANHRLSTGGAAALGGWEAPNFPFRTHSQGHFLSAWAQAWAVLGDTACRDRANYMVAELAKCQANNAAAGFNTGYLSGFPESDFDAMEAGSPKSVSYYSLHKTLAGLLDVWRHIGNTQARDVLLRFAGWVDWRTSRLSYSQMQGVLGTEFGGMNAVLTDLYQQTGDARWLATAQRFDHAAVFDPLAANQDRLSGLHANTQVPKWIGAAREYKATGTTRYRDIAVNAWNITVSAHTYVIGGNSQAEHFRAPNAIAAYLNTDTCEACNTYNMLKLTRELWLLDPNNAAYFDFYERALLNHLIGAQNPADPHGHICYFTGLNPGHRRGNTGPAWGGGNWSTDYGTFWCCQGTGLEVNTSLANSIYFHNGTTLTVNLYTPSVLTWAQRGITVTQATSYPVSDTTTLTVTGNVSGTWTMRLRIPAWTNGASISVNGVDQGVAASPGSYAELTRSWTSGDVVTVRLPMRVVLRAANDNPAVAAVTYGPVVLAGNYGNTALSRLPVLDTTSITRSSGLAFTARADGATVNLGPFYDAHGYNYTVYWSVGGSSSGGGSGYRLFNVGSGLVLGVQNMSTADGGLALQWGDTGTADHNWELLPSDGGAVRLRNVNSGKVLGVENMSTADNARVLQWSDTGTADHKWTIVDGGDGTHKIRNGNSGKLLGILNGSTAAGAQAVQDQDNGTADNRWRFVPVGARRVQNLASGLVLGVQDMSTADGGLVVQWDDNGTADHLWTAVLDPDGWFRLRNSNSGKVLGVENAANANGARVLQWADNGTTDHRWRLRYGAGSGSGSGSGSGGYFRVQCGNGGRVLALSSTARGAQVVLWEDNGSSDQLWRFV from the coding sequence ATGTCGTCATCGCTGAACCGCCGCACAGTCCTGCAAGCAGTCGGTGTCGCGGCGGTCGCGACAACCGTGCCGGGCCTGGTGCCCGCCGGGTCCGCCGCCGCGGCGACCGTGCCGCCGGTCCGGAGCGACATCGGTGTGTCGGCCCACCCGTTCGACCTGAGCGAGGTGCGGCTGAGCACCGGCCGGTGGATGGAGAACCAGAGCCGGACGCTGTCGTACCTGAAGTTCGTGGACGTCGACCGGCTGCTCTACAACTTCCGCGCCAACCACCGGCTGTCCACGGGCGGCGCGGCGGCGCTGGGCGGGTGGGAAGCGCCGAACTTCCCGTTCCGCACCCACAGCCAGGGGCACTTCCTGAGCGCGTGGGCGCAGGCGTGGGCGGTGCTGGGGGACACCGCCTGCCGGGACCGGGCCAACTACATGGTCGCCGAACTGGCCAAGTGCCAGGCCAACAACGCGGCGGCCGGGTTCAACACCGGGTACCTGTCCGGTTTCCCGGAGTCCGACTTCGACGCGATGGAGGCGGGCTCGCCCAAGTCGGTGTCGTACTACTCGCTGCACAAGACGTTGGCGGGCCTGCTGGACGTGTGGCGGCACATCGGCAACACGCAGGCGCGGGACGTGCTGCTGCGGTTCGCCGGCTGGGTGGACTGGCGCACGTCCCGGCTGTCCTACAGCCAGATGCAGGGCGTGCTGGGCACCGAGTTCGGCGGCATGAACGCCGTGCTCACCGACCTGTACCAGCAGACCGGCGACGCCCGGTGGCTGGCGACGGCCCAGCGGTTCGACCACGCCGCCGTGTTCGACCCGCTGGCGGCCAACCAGGACCGGCTCAGCGGGCTGCACGCCAACACCCAGGTGCCGAAGTGGATCGGCGCGGCGCGGGAGTACAAGGCCACCGGCACGACCCGGTACCGCGACATCGCGGTGAACGCCTGGAACATCACGGTGTCCGCGCACACGTACGTGATCGGCGGCAACAGCCAGGCCGAGCACTTCCGCGCCCCCAACGCCATCGCCGCGTACCTGAACACCGACACGTGCGAGGCGTGCAACACCTACAACATGCTCAAGCTGACCCGCGAACTGTGGCTGCTCGACCCGAACAACGCCGCCTACTTCGACTTCTACGAGCGGGCGTTGCTCAACCACCTGATCGGTGCTCAGAACCCGGCCGACCCGCACGGCCACATCTGCTACTTCACCGGCCTCAACCCGGGTCACCGGCGCGGCAACACCGGTCCCGCGTGGGGCGGCGGCAACTGGAGCACCGACTACGGCACCTTCTGGTGCTGCCAGGGGACCGGGCTGGAGGTCAACACGTCGTTGGCCAACTCGATCTACTTCCACAACGGCACCACGTTGACGGTGAACCTGTACACGCCTTCCGTGCTGACGTGGGCGCAGCGGGGGATCACCGTCACGCAGGCGACTTCCTACCCGGTGTCGGACACGACGACGTTGACGGTGACCGGGAACGTGAGCGGGACGTGGACCATGCGGCTGCGTATCCCGGCGTGGACCAATGGGGCTTCGATCAGCGTGAACGGCGTGGACCAGGGGGTTGCGGCTTCGCCCGGTTCTTATGCCGAGTTGACCCGGTCGTGGACTTCGGGTGACGTGGTGACCGTTCGGCTGCCGATGCGGGTGGTGTTGCGGGCCGCCAACGACAACCCGGCGGTGGCCGCGGTGACGTACGGGCCGGTCGTGTTGGCGGGCAACTACGGGAACACCGCGCTGAGCAGGCTGCCCGTGCTGGACACCACGTCGATCACGCGTAGTTCGGGGTTGGCGTTCACTGCGCGTGCTGATGGGGCGACGGTGAACCTCGGGCCGTTCTACGACGCCCACGGGTACAACTACACCGTGTACTGGAGTGTTGGTGGTTCCTCCTCCGGTGGCGGTTCGGGTTACCGCTTGTTCAACGTGGGTAGTGGTTTGGTGCTGGGCGTGCAGAACATGTCCACCGCGGATGGCGGGTTGGCTCTGCAGTGGGGCGACACCGGGACCGCCGACCACAACTGGGAGCTGCTGCCGTCCGATGGTGGTGCGGTGCGGTTGCGGAATGTCAACAGCGGCAAGGTGCTGGGCGTGGAGAACATGTCCACGGCCGACAACGCGCGGGTGCTCCAGTGGAGCGACACCGGCACCGCCGACCACAAGTGGACCATCGTCGACGGCGGGGACGGCACCCACAAGATCCGCAACGGCAACAGCGGCAAGCTGCTCGGCATCCTGAACGGCTCGACCGCGGCGGGTGCGCAGGCGGTGCAGGACCAGGACAACGGGACGGCGGACAACCGGTGGCGGTTCGTGCCGGTCGGTGCGCGGCGGGTGCAGAACCTGGCCAGTGGTCTGGTGTTGGGCGTGCAGGACATGTCCACTGCGGATGGTGGGTTGGTCGTGCAGTGGGACGACAACGGTACGGCTGACCACCTGTGGACCGCTGTGCTGGATCCGGATGGGTGGTTCCGGTTGCGGAACTCGAACAGCGGGAAGGTGCTGGGGGTGGAGAACGCCGCCAACGCCAACGGGGCTCGGGTGCTGCAGTGGGCCGACAACGGGACGACCGATCACCGGTGGCGGTTGCGGTACGGGGCTGGGTCTGGGTCTGGGTCTGGTTCTGGGTCTGGGGGGTACTTCCGGGTGCAGTGTGGGAATGGGGGGCGGGTGCTCGCTCTTTCTTCTACTGCTCGGGGTGCTCAGGTCGTTCTTTGGGAGGACAACGGTTCTTCCGACCAGTTGTGGCGTTTCGTCTAG
- a CDS encoding glycoside hydrolase family 3 protein: MSASSVSAPERLPFRDPDLPLDKRVDDLLARLTPDERLAMLHQYAPAVPRLGVAAFRTGSEALHGVAWLGEATVFPQAVGLGATWDEELVRRVAEVTSVELRAFHYHRPPAIGTGVNSLQAWAPVLNLLRDPRWGRNEEGYSEDPLHTARLGEAFCRGLQGDDPRFLRAAPVLKHFLAYNNEDDRCVTSSGVRPRVLHEYDLAAFRPVVASGAATGAMAAYNLVNGRPCHVSPLLSTELRRWAEGTGHELFVVSDAEAPSNLVDPEHYFDDHAESHAAALKAGIDSFTDHGEDSGTPIGRLREALERGLIEQADVDRAVRRQLSIRFRLGEFDPDLDPYAGIGPEVIDHPEHRALAARAAAESVVLLKNDGLLPLDGFRTPRVAVIGPLSDALFEDWYSGTMPYQVTVAAGLRERGGEVVCVEGSDRIALRSRSTGETLGGTSFDVVEWGEGVLTLRCAETGRYLGAEHDVVALDKDVIKTWFVYQTFRLEPDHAVDGDTVLLRSVLTGRYAVLGEDGRVETTAETPEAAERWHRELLRDGIGEARAAAAAADVAVVVLGNHPLINGRETEDRTGITLPETQEALLRAVAEERPETALVVMSSYPYAVDWAQDHLPAVVWTSHGGQESGRALAAVLHGDADPSGRLPQTWYRADDTLPDPLDYDIVKAGWTYQYHRAAPLYPFGHGLSYTDFAYDDLRLSTAEVGADGRVEVSVTVTNTGTRSGSEVVQLYVRALNPRYEAPRLRLVDFRKLVLAPGEGRALEFDLPVERLAHWDVATGAFAVDPGAYEIVAARSAEDVRLTAGLTVTGPEPAPRRVVDHRTSAVDFDDYANVTLVDATREAGDAVAPTAPPHPATLLFRAVDLTGAVRVEAEVARDGGGEARLEFRLADRSLAVLDVPTTGNLYQWTTVAADLAEAVSGVHDLWLTLHGDFRLTAFRFTAG; this comes from the coding sequence GTGAGTGCCTCGTCCGTGTCCGCTCCCGAGCGGCTCCCCTTCCGCGATCCCGACCTGCCGCTGGACAAGCGCGTCGACGACCTGCTCGCGCGGCTGACCCCCGACGAGCGGCTGGCGATGCTGCACCAGTACGCGCCCGCCGTCCCGCGCTTGGGCGTGGCCGCGTTCCGCACCGGGAGCGAGGCCCTGCACGGCGTGGCGTGGCTCGGCGAGGCCACGGTGTTCCCGCAGGCCGTCGGGCTCGGCGCGACCTGGGACGAGGAGCTGGTGCGCCGGGTCGCCGAGGTCACCTCGGTCGAGCTGCGGGCCTTCCACTACCACCGCCCGCCCGCCATCGGGACCGGCGTCAACAGCCTCCAGGCCTGGGCCCCGGTGCTCAACCTGCTGCGCGACCCCCGCTGGGGCCGCAACGAGGAGGGCTACTCGGAGGACCCGCTGCACACCGCGCGCCTGGGCGAGGCGTTCTGCCGCGGTCTGCAGGGCGACGACCCGCGGTTCCTGCGCGCGGCCCCGGTGCTCAAGCACTTCCTGGCCTACAACAACGAGGACGACCGCTGCGTCACCTCCTCCGGCGTCCGGCCGCGCGTGCTGCACGAGTACGACCTGGCCGCGTTCCGCCCGGTGGTGGCCTCCGGCGCGGCGACCGGCGCGATGGCCGCCTACAACCTCGTCAACGGCCGCCCGTGCCACGTCAGCCCGCTGCTGTCGACCGAGCTGCGGCGCTGGGCCGAGGGCACCGGGCACGAGCTGTTCGTGGTCAGCGACGCCGAGGCCCCGTCCAACCTGGTGGACCCCGAGCACTACTTCGACGACCACGCCGAGTCGCACGCCGCCGCGCTCAAGGCCGGCATCGACAGCTTCACCGACCACGGCGAGGACAGCGGCACCCCGATCGGCCGGCTGCGCGAGGCGCTGGAGCGCGGCCTGATCGAGCAGGCCGACGTGGACCGCGCGGTGCGTCGGCAGCTGTCGATCCGCTTCCGGCTGGGCGAGTTCGACCCGGACCTGGACCCGTACGCGGGCATCGGCCCCGAGGTGATCGACCACCCCGAGCACCGGGCGCTGGCCGCCCGCGCCGCCGCCGAGTCGGTGGTGCTGCTCAAGAACGACGGCCTCCTGCCGCTGGACGGGTTCCGCACCCCGCGCGTGGCCGTGATCGGCCCGCTGTCGGACGCGCTGTTCGAGGACTGGTACAGCGGCACCATGCCCTACCAGGTCACCGTGGCGGCCGGCCTGCGCGAGCGGGGCGGCGAGGTGGTGTGCGTGGAGGGCTCGGACCGCATCGCACTGCGCTCGCGCAGCACCGGCGAGACGCTGGGCGGCACGTCGTTCGACGTGGTCGAGTGGGGCGAGGGCGTGCTGACGCTGCGCTGCGCGGAGACCGGCCGGTACCTGGGCGCGGAGCACGACGTGGTGGCGTTGGACAAGGACGTCATCAAGACCTGGTTCGTCTACCAGACCTTCCGGCTGGAGCCCGACCACGCCGTCGACGGCGACACCGTGCTGCTGCGCAGCGTCCTGACCGGCCGGTACGCGGTGCTGGGCGAGGACGGCCGGGTGGAGACCACCGCCGAGACGCCCGAGGCCGCCGAGCGCTGGCACCGCGAGCTGCTGCGCGACGGCATCGGGGAGGCCCGTGCCGCTGCGGCCGCCGCCGACGTAGCGGTCGTCGTGCTGGGCAACCACCCGCTGATCAACGGCCGCGAGACCGAGGACCGCACCGGGATCACCCTGCCGGAGACGCAGGAAGCCCTGCTGCGCGCGGTGGCCGAGGAGCGGCCCGAGACGGCCCTGGTCGTGATGAGCAGCTACCCGTACGCGGTGGACTGGGCCCAGGACCACCTGCCCGCCGTGGTGTGGACGTCCCACGGCGGGCAGGAGTCAGGCCGCGCGCTGGCCGCCGTCCTGCACGGCGACGCCGACCCGTCCGGCCGCCTGCCGCAGACCTGGTACCGAGCCGACGACACCCTGCCCGACCCGCTGGACTACGACATCGTCAAGGCGGGCTGGACCTACCAGTACCACCGCGCCGCGCCGCTCTACCCCTTCGGCCACGGCCTGTCCTACACGGACTTCGCCTACGACGACCTGCGACTGTCCACTGCGGAGGTGGGCGCGGACGGTCGGGTCGAGGTGTCGGTGACGGTGACCAACACCGGGACGCGGTCGGGCAGCGAGGTCGTGCAGCTCTACGTCCGCGCGCTGAACCCGCGCTACGAGGCCCCGCGGCTGCGCCTGGTCGACTTCCGCAAGCTGGTCCTGGCCCCGGGCGAGGGCCGGGCGCTGGAGTTCGACCTGCCGGTCGAGCGCCTGGCGCACTGGGACGTGGCCACCGGGGCGTTCGCGGTCGACCCCGGCGCGTACGAGATCGTCGCGGCCCGGTCGGCGGAGGACGTCCGGCTGACGGCGGGCCTCACCGTGACCGGCCCGGAGCCGGCCCCGCGGCGGGTGGTCGACCACCGCACGTCGGCGGTCGACTTCGACGACTACGCCAACGTGACGTTGGTGGACGCCACCCGGGAGGCCGGCGACGCCGTCGCGCCGACCGCGCCCCCGCACCCGGCGACCCTGCTGTTCCGGGCGGTCGACCTGACCGGGGCCGTGCGGGTGGAGGCGGAAGTGGCCCGGGACGGCGGGGGAGAGGCCCGGCTGGAGTTCCGGCTGGCCGACCGCTCGCTGGCGGTCCTCGACGTGCCGACCACGGGCAACCTCTACCAGTGGACGACGGTCGCCGCGGACCTGGCGGAGGCGGTGTCCGGGGTCCACGACCTGTGGCTGACCCTGCACGGCGACTTCCGGTTGACGGCCTTCCGCTTCACCGCAGGGTGA
- a CDS encoding ABC transporter permease, with product MTAPRTQRSGPGWRVRLRRDRSLLLMTLPAVLLLVVFNYVPLFGLVTAFQEYDPLIGVWDSQWAGLYQFERLFGDPLFWGALTNTLYLSLVQLVLFFPIPIALALLLNSVLNQRFKNFVQSVVYLPHFFSWVLAITIFQQMLGGAGALNQFLRSHDLATWDVMTDPDTFALLVTSQVIWKEAGWGIIVFLAALAAINTDLYEAAAADGAGRWRRLWHITLPGLRGVIVLMLVLRLGNALTVGFEQLLIQRDAVGHDTADVLDTFSFYYGIATGDYSYGAAAGLFKSVISLLMIWGANKLAHAFGEDGLYRK from the coding sequence GTGACCGCGCCACGCACGCAGCGGTCCGGGCCCGGGTGGCGGGTCAGGCTGCGCCGGGACCGGTCGCTGCTGCTGATGACGTTGCCGGCGGTGCTGCTGCTGGTCGTGTTCAACTACGTGCCGCTGTTCGGGCTGGTGACCGCGTTCCAGGAGTACGACCCGCTGATCGGTGTCTGGGACAGCCAGTGGGCGGGGCTCTACCAGTTCGAGCGGCTGTTCGGCGACCCGCTGTTCTGGGGCGCGCTGACCAACACCCTCTACCTCAGCCTCGTCCAGCTCGTGCTGTTCTTCCCGATCCCGATCGCGTTGGCGCTGCTGCTGAACTCGGTGCTCAACCAGCGGTTCAAGAACTTCGTGCAGTCCGTGGTCTACCTGCCGCACTTCTTCTCGTGGGTGCTGGCCATCACGATCTTCCAGCAGATGCTGGGCGGCGCGGGCGCGCTCAACCAGTTCCTGCGCAGCCACGACCTGGCCACCTGGGACGTGATGACCGACCCGGACACCTTCGCGCTGCTGGTCACCTCCCAGGTGATCTGGAAGGAGGCCGGCTGGGGGATCATCGTGTTCCTCGCCGCGCTGGCCGCCATCAACACCGACCTCTACGAGGCGGCGGCGGCCGACGGGGCGGGGCGGTGGCGGCGGCTGTGGCACATCACCCTGCCCGGCCTGCGCGGGGTGATCGTGCTGATGCTGGTGCTGCGCCTGGGCAACGCGCTGACGGTCGGCTTCGAACAGCTGCTGATCCAACGCGACGCGGTCGGCCACGACACGGCCGACGTCCTGGACACCTTCTCGTTCTACTACGGCATCGCCACCGGCGATTACAGCTACGGCGCGGCGGCGGGGCTGTTCAAGAGCGTCATCTCGCTGCTGATGATCTGGGGCGCCAACAAGCTGGCACACGCCTTCGGCGAGGACGGGTTGTACCGCAAATGA
- a CDS encoding carbohydrate ABC transporter permease has translation MTQTLTPSTTVDTEPDAVRTPPRRPGRGGRAPWEEPPTVAGQAGKGLTLGGVLAVMLVPLWIIVVTSLSTQGAVNRAGGLVIWPDGLTFEAYRVMLEDATVRSALLVSLGITAVGTLLSMVVSVLCAYGLSRARSLGHRFLLALLVITMFVNGGLIPTFLVVTGLGGYGEWWALILPGAVSVFNILILRSFYSSTSLDLIEAARIDGAGDWRILWSVVLPTSRAVTAVMALFYGVGYWNNFFSVMLYMPTDSEKWPLQYVLYTYVNRGNGLPGSVNSGFGTQFAQTAPLSLQMAVVVLTLIPLLIVYPFVQKHFRTGVLTGAIKG, from the coding sequence ATGACCCAAACACTCACACCCAGCACCACCGTGGACACCGAACCGGACGCGGTGCGCACGCCACCACGTCGCCCCGGGCGCGGCGGGCGAGCGCCCTGGGAGGAGCCACCCACCGTCGCGGGCCAAGCCGGCAAGGGCCTGACCCTGGGCGGGGTCCTGGCCGTCATGCTAGTCCCGCTGTGGATCATCGTGGTGACCAGCCTGTCCACCCAGGGGGCGGTCAACCGAGCCGGCGGCCTGGTCATCTGGCCCGACGGCCTGACCTTCGAGGCGTACCGGGTCATGCTGGAGGACGCCACCGTGCGCTCGGCGCTGCTGGTCAGCCTGGGCATCACCGCGGTCGGCACCTTGCTGTCGATGGTGGTGTCGGTCCTGTGCGCCTACGGCCTGTCCCGGGCGCGGTCGCTGGGGCACCGCTTCCTGCTGGCCCTGCTGGTGATCACCATGTTCGTCAACGGTGGTCTCATCCCGACGTTCCTCGTGGTCACGGGCCTGGGCGGCTACGGGGAGTGGTGGGCGCTGATCCTGCCGGGCGCGGTGTCGGTGTTCAACATCCTCATCCTGCGGTCGTTCTACTCGTCCACGTCCCTGGACCTGATCGAGGCCGCGCGCATCGACGGGGCGGGCGACTGGCGCATCCTGTGGTCGGTCGTGCTGCCCACCTCCCGGGCGGTCACCGCCGTGATGGCGCTGTTCTACGGCGTGGGCTACTGGAACAACTTCTTCAGCGTCATGCTGTACATGCCGACCGACAGCGAGAAGTGGCCTTTGCAATACGTCCTGTACACCTACGTCAACCGGGGCAACGGGTTGCCCGGGTCGGTCAACTCGGGGTTCGGCACCCAGTTCGCCCAGACCGCGCCCCTGTCGTTGCAGATGGCGGTGGTCGTGCTGACCCTCATCCCGCTGCTGATCGTCTACCCGTTCGTCCAAAAGCACTTCCGCACCGGCGTGCTCACCGGCGCGATCAAGGGTTGA